A part of Maniola hyperantus chromosome 14, iAphHyp1.2, whole genome shotgun sequence genomic DNA contains:
- the ND-24 gene encoding NADH dehydrogenase [ubiquinone] flavoprotein 2, mitochondrial encodes MLSSLRTGAQGLWRVSSRALQTTANLQHDSLFVHRDTPEDNPSIPFEFTAENKKRADALLNIYPEGHKRGAMIPLLDLAQRQNGGWLPISAMHTVADMLNLPRMRVYEVATFYTMFIRRPIGKYHLQVCTTTPCWLRGSDTVLKTLTEATNCQVGGNSPCGKFSVSEVECLGACVNAPMLQVNDDYYEDLTVEDTKEIIEKLKRDEKPKPGPRNGRFAAEPLGGLTSLTEEPTGPGYGLQDALKA; translated from the exons ATGCTATCCAGCCTCAGGACTGGAGCTCAAGGTTTG TGGAGAGTGTCCTCTAGGGCTCTTCAGACCACTGCAAACCTTCAGCATGATAGCCTGTTTGTGCACCGAGACACACCAGAAGACAACCCTAGTATACCGTTCGAATTTACGGCCGAAAATAAAAAG CGTGCAGATGCCCTCCTAAACATATACCCCGAAGGTCACAAGAGGGGGGCAATGATTCCACTATTGGACCTGGCTCAGCGTCAGAACGGAGGCTGGCTTCCTATCTCAGCCATGCATACAGTGGCTGACATGCTCAACCTGCCAAGGATGAGGGTGTATGAAgttgctactttttataccatgTTCATCAG ACGACCAATCGGCAAATACCATCTACAAGTATGCACCACAACACCGTGCTGGTTGCGAGGATCCGACACTGTGCTGAAGACCTTAACTGAAGCCACCAACTGCCAAGTTGGCGGGAACAGTCCTTGTGGAAAATTCTCCGTTTCTGAG GTGGAGTGTTTGGGCGCCTGTGTGAATGCTCCGATGCTTCAAGTCAATGACGACTACTAT GAAGACCTGACAGTTGAGGACACGAAAGAAATCATTGAGAAACTAAAGAGAGACGAGAAACCGAAACCTGGACCTAG GAACGGCAGATTCGCCGCTGAGCCTCTGGGAGGGCTGACGTCTCTGACGGAGGAGCCGACCGGGCCTGGATACGGCCTCCAAGACGCGCTCAAAGCGTAG